The sequence CAATTCACATGCTTTTTAAAGTATAATATAATCCTTTATTTTGGTCAACTGCTTCTAACCAAACTATAGGTATTTTATGCTTGTTTTAATAAGAAGTTTCTCCTTTTTCTCCTTTTATAATCGAAACACCAGCACTTGCTCCAATTCGAGTTGCACCTGCTTCAATCATAGCTTTCGTTGTTGGTAGATCACGGACGCCACCAGAGGCTTTTACTCCCATATCAGGACCAACAACTTCACGCATTAAACGAATATCTTCAACGGTGGCCCCTCCGCCAGAAAACCCTGTCGAGGTTTTTACATAATCTGCTCCTGCTTGTTTTGCCAACTTACAAGCACGAATTTTTTCGTCTTTCGTTAATAAAGAAGTCTCAATAATTACTTTTGTTAGTGCTTTTTCCTCTGCAGCCCTAACTACCGCTTCTATGTCTGCTTTTACAGTTTCGTCGTCACCAGATTTTAAAGCGCCAACATTAATAACCATATCTACTTCTGTTGCACCATCTTTAATTGCTTGTTTTGTCTCATTC is a genomic window of Virgibacillus proomii containing:
- the deoC gene encoding deoxyribose-phosphate aldolase, with product MIKNLAKYIDHTQLKPDTTKEKIDQIVNEAKEYEFASVCVNPYWVSYCYDKLKTTSVKVCTVIGFPLGATTTAIKVNETKQAIKDGATEVDMVINVGALKSGDDETVKADIEAVVRAAEEKALTKVIIETSLLTKDEKIRACKLAKQAGADYVKTSTGFSGGGATVEDIRLMREVVGPDMGVKASGGVRDLPTTKAMIEAGATRIGASAGVSIIKGEKGETSY